A portion of the Bacteroides faecium genome contains these proteins:
- a CDS encoding bifunctional fucokinase/fucose-1-phosphate guanylyltransferase has translation MTFYSTMQKLLSLPPNLIQCFHELEEVNHTDWFCTSDPIGSKLGSGGGTTWLLQACHQEFAPQETFSNWIGHEKRILLHAGGQSRRLPSYGPSGKILTPIPIFSWERGQKLGQNLLSLQLPLYERIMKQAPAGLNTLIASGDVYIRSEKPLQDIPNVDVVCYGLWVNPSLATHHGVFVSDRKRPEVLDFMLQKPSLEELESLSKTHLFLMDIGIWILSDRAVEVLMKRSLKEGTDDINYYDLYSDYGLALGEHPKTKDEEINQLFVAILPLPGGEFYHYGTSHELISSTLSIQDKVRDQRKIMHRKVKPNPAIFIQNSITQVALSADNANLWIENSDIGKGWKLGSRQIITGVPENHWNICVPDGICVDIIPVGEDDFIARPYGLDDVFKGALEKATTTYLNLPFSLWMEERGITWGDIKGRTDDLQAASIFPKVSSVEELGILVRWMTSEPQLKEGKELWLKAEKVSADEISAGANLKRLYAQRSSFRKENWKGLAANYEKSVFYQLDLQDAANEFSRLGLETPDALKEDAAPMVRIHNRMLRARIMKLRGEDACQKEEQAAFHLLRDGLLGAMAEHKNRPVLSVFSDQIVWGRSPVRIDVAGGWTDTPPYSLYSGGSVVNLAIELNGQPPLQVYVKPCKEYHIVLRSIDMGAMEIIRNYEELQDYKKVGSPFSIPKAALSLAGFAPSFSAESYASLEDHLKAFGSGLELTLLAAIPAGSGLGTSSILASTVLGAINDFCGLAWDKNDICSYTLVLEQLLTTGGGWQDQYGGVFSGVKLLQSEAGFEQNPLVRWLPDQLFVHPDYRDCHLLYYTGITRTAKGILAEIVSSMFLNSGMHLSLLAEMKAHAMDMSEAILRSNFSSFANLVGKTWIQNQALDCGTNPPAVAAIIEMIKDYTLGYKLPGAGGGGYLYMVAKDPQAAGQIRRILTEHAPNPRARFVDMTLSEKGLQVSRS, from the coding sequence ATTACTTTTTATTCTACTATGCAAAAGTTATTATCCTTACCCCCTAACTTAATCCAGTGTTTCCACGAACTGGAAGAAGTGAATCATACCGACTGGTTTTGTACGTCAGACCCCATTGGAAGCAAGCTGGGTTCCGGCGGTGGAACTACCTGGCTGCTGCAAGCCTGCCATCAGGAATTCGCACCTCAAGAAACTTTTAGCAATTGGATAGGGCACGAGAAGAGAATATTGCTTCATGCGGGCGGACAAAGCCGCCGTCTGCCAAGTTACGGGCCTTCCGGTAAGATATTAACTCCTATTCCTATTTTTAGTTGGGAACGGGGACAAAAGCTGGGACAGAATCTGCTGTCATTACAGCTTCCGCTATACGAAAGAATTATGAAGCAGGCACCCGCCGGGCTGAACACATTGATAGCCAGCGGGGATGTGTATATCCGTTCGGAAAAGCCATTACAGGATATTCCTAATGTAGACGTCGTGTGCTACGGTTTGTGGGTGAATCCTTCATTAGCAACACACCACGGTGTGTTTGTGTCCGACCGGAAAAGACCGGAAGTTCTCGACTTCATGTTGCAGAAACCTTCGCTTGAAGAATTGGAAAGTTTATCCAAGACGCATCTTTTCCTAATGGACATCGGTATTTGGATTTTAAGTGACCGTGCCGTAGAAGTATTGATGAAACGTTCTTTAAAAGAAGGAACAGACGATATTAATTATTATGATTTATATTCGGACTATGGGTTGGCTTTGGGAGAGCATCCTAAAACTAAAGATGAAGAAATCAACCAATTGTTCGTAGCTATATTGCCTTTGCCCGGTGGAGAATTTTATCATTATGGTACAAGCCATGAACTGATTTCTTCGACGCTGTCTATACAAGACAAGGTACGCGACCAAAGAAAAATCATGCACCGGAAAGTAAAACCGAATCCGGCTATTTTTATTCAAAACTCCATCACTCAGGTGGCTCTTTCTGCCGATAATGCAAATCTTTGGATAGAAAACAGTGATATAGGAAAAGGTTGGAAATTGGGTTCCCGCCAAATCATAACAGGAGTTCCTGAAAATCATTGGAACATCTGTGTGCCGGATGGTATCTGTGTTGATATTATTCCTGTCGGCGAAGATGATTTTATAGCTCGTCCGTATGGTTTGGATGATGTATTCAAAGGAGCATTAGAAAAAGCTACGACTACTTATCTCAATCTCCCGTTCTCACTATGGATGGAAGAAAGAGGGATTACGTGGGGGGATATAAAAGGTCGCACGGACGATTTGCAGGCTGCTTCTATTTTCCCAAAAGTATCTTCCGTAGAGGAATTAGGGATATTAGTACGTTGGATGACATCGGAACCGCAATTGAAAGAAGGAAAAGAACTTTGGCTGAAAGCGGAGAAAGTTTCTGCTGATGAAATTTCGGCGGGTGCTAATCTGAAACGTCTTTATGCACAGCGCAGCAGTTTCCGCAAGGAGAACTGGAAAGGATTGGCTGCCAACTACGAAAAGAGTGTATTCTATCAATTAGATTTGCAGGATGCGGCTAATGAATTCTCACGTTTGGGCTTAGAGACTCCCGATGCCCTGAAAGAGGATGCCGCTCCAATGGTTCGGATACATAACCGTATGCTTCGTGCACGGATTATGAAGTTACGCGGAGAGGATGCTTGCCAAAAGGAAGAACAGGCAGCTTTCCATTTGCTTCGCGACGGTTTGCTGGGAGCTATGGCAGAACATAAAAATCGTCCTGTACTCAGCGTCTTTTCCGACCAAATCGTATGGGGTCGCAGCCCTGTACGGATTGATGTGGCCGGGGGATGGACGGATACTCCGCCCTACTCTCTTTATTCAGGCGGAAGTGTCGTTAATCTCGCTATCGAATTGAATGGTCAGCCGCCATTACAAGTATATGTGAAGCCCTGCAAAGAATATCACATCGTGCTCCGCTCTATCGACATGGGCGCTATGGAAATTATCAGAAACTACGAGGAACTGCAAGACTATAAAAAAGTCGGTTCTCCGTTCTCTATCCCGAAAGCAGCGCTCTCCCTTGCCGGCTTTGCGCCGTCATTCTCCGCTGAATCTTACGCTTCACTGGAAGATCACTTAAAAGCTTTCGGTTCGGGACTGGAGCTTACATTATTGGCTGCTATTCCGGCAGGTTCCGGCTTGGGTACCAGTTCTATTTTAGCATCTACCGTTCTCGGAGCTATCAATGACTTCTGCGGACTAGCTTGGGACAAGAATGATATTTGCAGTTACACATTAGTACTGGAACAGCTTCTGACTACCGGCGGCGGTTGGCAAGACCAATACGGTGGTGTATTCTCGGGCGTTAAGTTACTTCAATCCGAAGCTGGCTTTGAACAAAACCCGTTAGTACGATGGTTACCCGACCAACTCTTTGTTCATCCTGATTATCGCGACTGCCACTTGCTATATTATACGGGAATCACCCGTACAGCCAAAGGTATATTAGCTGAAATTGTCAGCTCCATGTTCCTCAATTCAGGTATGCATCTGAGCTTGTTGGCTGAAATGAAAGCACACGCCATGGATATGAGTGAAGCTATTCTACGCAGCAATTTCAGCAGTTTCGCCAATTTGGTAGGTAAGA